A portion of the Chryseobacterium tructae genome contains these proteins:
- a CDS encoding MmcQ/YjbR family DNA-binding protein, with protein MDANEILDYCLAKKAVTESFPFDNETLVLKVDTKMFLLMGLEKQPLSINVKTDPEWSAELREQYPQITGAYHMNKTHWNSISVDGLKKDLIFKLIDHSYDLVFRSLTKKVQNTINNS; from the coding sequence GCCAACGAAATACTAGACTATTGTCTTGCCAAAAAAGCAGTTACGGAAAGTTTTCCTTTTGATAACGAAACCCTTGTTCTAAAGGTAGATACCAAAATGTTTCTATTGATGGGACTGGAAAAGCAGCCTTTGTCCATTAATGTTAAGACAGATCCGGAATGGAGTGCAGAGCTTCGGGAACAGTACCCGCAGATTACCGGAGCCTATCATATGAATAAAACCCATTGGAATTCCATCTCTGTAGACGGTTTGAAAAAAGATTTGATTTTTAAATTAATAGATCATTCTTATGATCTAGTATTTCGGTCTCTTACTAAGAAAGTTCAAAATACAATCAATAATTCTTAA
- the atpD gene encoding F0F1 ATP synthase subunit beta, which produces MANQIKGKISQIIGPVIDVVFNDVEAIPSIYDALEITKENGEKVVLEVEQHIGEDTVRCIAMDATDGLKRGQDVIGYGNPITMPIGEAVNGRLFNVVGDAIDGLQDISKEGGLPIHRPAPKFDQLSTSAEVLFTGIKVIDLVEPYAKGGKIGLFGGAGVGKTVLIQELINNIAKGHGGLSVFAGVGERTREGNDLLREMLESGIIKYGDDFMHSMENGGWDLSKVDLEVMKESKAAFVFGQMNEPPGARARVALSGLTLAEYYRDGGESGQGRDVLFFVDNIFRFTQAGSEVSALLGRMPSAVGYQPTLASEMGAMQERITSTKNGSITSVQAVYVPADDLTDPAPATTFAHLDATTVLDRKIASLGIYPAVDPLASTSRILSPEVIGHDHYNCAQRVKEILQRYKSLQDIIAILGMEELSEEDKSVVYRARKVQRFLSQPFHVAEQFTGIPGSLVDIKDTIKGFNMIMDGELDHLPEAAFNLKGTIEEAIEAGQKMLAENA; this is translated from the coding sequence ATGGCAAACCAAATTAAAGGTAAAATTTCTCAAATTATTGGTCCGGTAATCGACGTTGTCTTCAATGATGTGGAAGCAATTCCATCAATCTATGATGCGTTAGAAATTACAAAAGAAAACGGTGAAAAAGTAGTTTTAGAGGTAGAACAACATATTGGCGAAGATACAGTAAGATGTATTGCAATGGACGCTACTGATGGTCTTAAGAGAGGTCAAGATGTAATCGGATACGGAAATCCTATTACTATGCCAATCGGTGAGGCTGTAAACGGAAGACTATTCAACGTTGTTGGTGATGCTATCGACGGACTTCAAGATATTTCTAAGGAAGGTGGTCTTCCAATTCACAGACCAGCTCCAAAATTTGATCAATTATCAACTTCAGCAGAAGTTTTATTTACAGGTATTAAAGTAATCGACTTAGTTGAGCCTTACGCAAAAGGGGGTAAAATTGGATTGTTCGGTGGTGCCGGTGTAGGTAAAACAGTATTGATTCAGGAGTTGATTAACAATATTGCAAAAGGACACGGAGGTCTTTCTGTATTCGCCGGAGTAGGTGAAAGAACGAGAGAAGGAAATGACCTTTTGAGAGAGATGCTTGAATCAGGAATTATCAAGTATGGTGATGATTTCATGCACTCTATGGAAAACGGAGGTTGGGATCTTTCTAAAGTAGACCTAGAGGTTATGAAAGAATCTAAAGCAGCTTTCGTATTCGGACAAATGAACGAGCCGCCAGGTGCAAGAGCTAGAGTAGCACTTTCTGGTCTTACATTAGCTGAGTACTACAGAGATGGTGGTGAAAGCGGACAAGGTAGAGACGTACTTTTCTTCGTAGACAACATCTTCCGTTTTACACAGGCTGGTTCTGAGGTATCTGCACTTCTTGGTCGTATGCCATCAGCGGTAGGTTACCAACCAACTCTTGCTTCTGAAATGGGTGCGATGCAGGAAAGAATTACTTCAACTAAAAATGGTTCAATTACTTCAGTACAAGCGGTATACGTACCTGCGGATGACTTAACTGACCCGGCTCCTGCAACAACGTTTGCTCACTTGGATGCAACTACGGTACTTGACAGAAAGATTGCTTCATTAGGTATTTACCCAGCGGTAGATCCATTGGCTTCTACTTCAAGAATCCTTTCTCCAGAAGTTATCGGTCACGATCACTATAACTGTGCTCAAAGAGTAAAAGAAATTCTTCAAAGATATAAATCACTTCAGGATATCATCGCGATTCTTGGTATGGAAGAACTTTCTGAAGAAGATAAATCAGTTGTTTACCGTGCAAGAAAAGTTCAGAGATTCTTATCTCAGCCTTTCCACGTAGCAGAACAGTTTACAGGTATTCCAGGATCATT
- a CDS encoding bifunctional riboflavin kinase/FAD synthetase yields the protein MKVFKNFKDYSSQKPLALSLGMFDGVHLGHKSIIDELIKVGTENNLETAILTFWPHPRFVFNPNEDLKLLNTIQEKQQRIEKYNIDNLFLKEFDEEFRNLTGEEFVRQILIDKLNVKYLIIGYDHSFGKNKSGNFELLQELSKELDFEVEQMEAINIHENNISSTKVRNALLTGNIKEANEMLGYAYPVSGTVVHGKKIGRTIGYPTANIDTESIKLLPKKGAYIVEVEVKGQQYKGMLSIGTNPTVNGEKLTVEVYILDFNDDIYDEKVTVRFREFLHDEIKFEGLEKLIERLDEDKRLTEEFNF from the coding sequence TTGAAAGTTTTCAAGAATTTTAAAGATTATTCCTCTCAGAAGCCTCTAGCATTGTCTTTAGGTATGTTTGACGGAGTACATCTTGGGCACAAAAGTATTATCGATGAATTGATTAAAGTAGGAACAGAAAACAATCTGGAAACTGCCATTCTTACTTTCTGGCCACATCCAAGGTTTGTTTTTAATCCTAATGAAGATTTAAAGCTTCTGAATACCATACAGGAAAAGCAACAACGTATTGAAAAATATAATATTGATAATTTGTTCCTGAAAGAGTTTGATGAAGAATTCAGAAACCTTACCGGAGAAGAATTTGTACGTCAGATTCTGATTGATAAACTGAATGTAAAATACCTTATTATAGGATACGACCATTCATTCGGAAAAAATAAAAGCGGAAATTTTGAACTACTTCAAGAGTTATCTAAAGAACTTGATTTTGAAGTGGAACAAATGGAAGCCATTAATATTCATGAGAATAACATCAGCTCTACCAAGGTTCGTAATGCTCTTTTAACAGGGAATATTAAAGAGGCCAATGAAATGTTGGGGTATGCTTACCCTGTTTCCGGAACTGTAGTTCATGGAAAAAAAATCGGAAGAACCATTGGATATCCAACAGCCAATATTGATACTGAATCTATCAAACTTTTACCTAAAAAAGGTGCTTATATTGTTGAAGTGGAAGTAAAAGGCCAGCAATATAAAGGAATGCTGAGCATCGGAACCAACCCTACGGTAAATGGAGAAAAATTAACAGTTGAAGTATATATCCTTGATTTTAATGATGATATCTATGATGAAAAGGTTACGGTGAGATTCAGAGAGTTTCTTCATGATGAAATCAAATTTGAAGGATTGGAAAAACTTATTGAACGACTTGATGAGGACAAGCGGCTAACAGAAGAATTTAATTTTTAA